From a region of the Halanaerobium hydrogeniformans genome:
- a CDS encoding phosphoribosylanthranilate isomerase: protein MSSRVMIKLCGMTLKRNVDFAVESGVDALGFILAKSPRQITLAQAKELTKDLPPFINRVAVVVNPQDNELEKILASRLFDYIQFHGDESPLLIEKTPLKTIKAISINEAQDLDRLKRYKNIVDYFLFDTKIAEQIGGTGQSFDWSLLKDKAVKNNFILAGGLGPQNIELALKTLEPAAVDLNSQLESSPGIKNEVLINKTIAKIRAFEKNNH from the coding sequence ATGAGTTCTAGAGTAATGATTAAATTATGTGGGATGACATTAAAAAGAAATGTTGACTTTGCTGTTGAATCAGGAGTTGATGCTCTTGGTTTTATACTTGCTAAAAGTCCCAGGCAGATAACTCTGGCCCAGGCAAAAGAACTTACTAAAGATCTACCTCCATTTATTAATAGGGTTGCTGTAGTGGTAAATCCTCAGGACAATGAGCTGGAAAAAATACTGGCAAGCAGACTTTTTGATTATATTCAGTTTCATGGTGATGAATCACCTTTATTGATAGAAAAAACACCTCTTAAAACAATTAAAGCTATTTCTATTAATGAAGCTCAAGACCTGGATAGATTGAAGAGGTACAAAAATATTGTGGATTATTTTTTATTTGATACTAAAATTGCTGAACAAATTGGGGGTACAGGTCAGAGTTTTGACTGGTCACTGCTTAAAGATAAAGCTGTTAAGAATAATTTCATTTTAGCAGGTGGTTTAGGGCCGCAAAATATTGAACTTGCTTTAAAAACCTTAGAACCTGCAGCTGTAGATTTAAATAGTCAGCTGGAAAGTTCTCCAGGTATTAAAAATGAAGTACTTATAAACAAAACCATTGCAAAGATAAGAGCCTTTGAAAAAAACAATCATTAA
- the trpC gene encoding indole-3-glycerol phosphate synthase TrpC: protein MILDKIIKEKEKEVKALKKGRHSLKQKLKEEQLSLIAEIKKASPSKGLIRKDFKPVEQLMAYQAGGASAISVLTDQKFFQGSNQLLESLRKLTDLPILRKEFIIDPLQVYESFFIGADVILLIAAVLDLDQLKELLSTAEKLKLEVIVEVHNESELEMVLKSDAEIIGINNRNLNNFEVDLSTTSKLLKLLKEKARRENYYIIAESGIKSAEDISYLKELGVDGVLIGETLMRAEDPATKIKELGIKKEN, encoded by the coding sequence ATGATCTTAGATAAGATAATAAAAGAAAAAGAAAAAGAAGTTAAAGCACTAAAAAAAGGCAGACATTCTTTAAAGCAAAAATTAAAAGAAGAGCAGTTAAGTTTAATAGCTGAAATAAAAAAAGCATCACCCAGTAAAGGTCTGATTAGAAAAGATTTTAAACCTGTTGAACAATTAATGGCTTATCAGGCCGGTGGAGCTTCAGCAATTTCTGTTCTGACAGATCAAAAATTTTTTCAGGGAAGTAATCAACTTTTAGAATCCTTAAGAAAATTAACCGATTTACCGATTTTACGTAAAGAGTTCATAATTGATCCACTTCAGGTTTATGAAAGTTTCTTTATTGGCGCTGATGTTATTTTGTTAATTGCAGCTGTTTTAGATTTAGATCAGTTAAAAGAACTTTTAAGTACTGCTGAAAAATTAAAACTTGAGGTAATAGTAGAAGTTCATAATGAGTCAGAATTAGAAATGGTCTTAAAAAGTGATGCAGAAATAATTGGTATCAATAATCGAAATTTAAATAATTTTGAAGTAGATTTATCGACAACTTCTAAACTGCTCAAATTATTAAAAGAGAAGGCTCGACGTGAAAACTATTATATTATTGCCGAGAGTGGAATAAAAAGTGCTGAAGATATAAGTTATTTAAAAGAGCTGGGTGTAGATGGAGTTCTTATCGGAGAAACACTGATGAGGGCTGAAGACCCAGCAACTAAAATAAAAGAGTTGGGTATCAAAAAGGAGAATTAG
- the trpD gene encoding anthranilate phosphoribosyltransferase: MFNKHLAKVVSRENLSLAEMEDAMSMVMEGKTTDSQLAAFLIALRMKGESIDEITGAASVMRNKAAQVNTSAVDLIDSCGTGGDQKGTFNISTTTAIVMAAGGLNVAKHGNRSVSSQSGSADLLEALGVKIDLSPEAAAKCLDQIGISFLFAPYFHKAMKYAVGPRKELGLRTIFNILGPLTNPARADYQILGVYKEELVMPLAHVLKNLGLKSAMVVHGAGGIDELSLAGLNKTAYLKDGEIKEFNFTPEDAGLSFAPITKILGGAPEQNKQITLDILNGKNGPKRDVVLLNSAAAFLVHNKVSQLKLGVELAAEIIDSGKAKAKLNELVSCSNAVV; this comes from the coding sequence GTCAGTTAGCAGCCTTTTTAATTGCTTTGAGAATGAAAGGTGAAAGCATAGATGAAATTACAGGGGCAGCAAGTGTAATGAGAAATAAAGCTGCTCAAGTTAATACTTCTGCTGTAGATTTAATAGACAGCTGTGGAACAGGTGGAGATCAAAAAGGTACATTTAATATTTCTACCACAACCGCGATTGTTATGGCAGCAGGTGGGTTAAATGTTGCTAAACATGGTAATCGTTCAGTATCTTCTCAGAGTGGAAGTGCTGATCTTTTAGAAGCACTGGGAGTAAAAATTGATTTAAGTCCTGAGGCAGCCGCAAAATGCCTTGACCAAATTGGAATATCATTTTTATTTGCCCCCTATTTTCATAAGGCGATGAAATATGCTGTTGGGCCTCGTAAAGAACTTGGCTTAAGGACTATATTTAATATTTTGGGACCACTTACAAATCCAGCTCGAGCAGATTATCAGATTCTTGGTGTATATAAGGAGGAACTAGTAATGCCCCTGGCCCATGTGCTAAAAAATCTTGGTTTAAAATCTGCTATGGTAGTTCATGGTGCAGGTGGGATTGACGAATTATCTCTGGCAGGATTAAACAAAACTGCTTATTTAAAAGATGGAGAAATAAAAGAATTTAATTTCACACCAGAAGATGCAGGCTTGAGTTTTGCTCCAATAACTAAAATCCTGGGTGGAGCACCAGAACAAAACAAACAGATAACTCTTGATATATTAAATGGTAAAAACGGCCCTAAAAGAGATGTGGTTCTCCTTAATTCAGCAGCGGCATTTTTGGTCCACAATAAAGTTTCACAGCTAAAATTAGGAGTAGAACTTGCAGCTGAAATCATTGACTCTGGAAAAGCAAAAGCTAAATTGAATGAACTTGTCAGTTGTAGTAATGCGGTGGTTTAG